The Microbacterium paraoxydans genome includes a window with the following:
- the thiM gene encoding hydroxyethylthiazole kinase, whose product MSDPVRPESVLDLAVTAGRLREEVRAAPPLTHCLTNAVVTGFTANVLLALGAAPAMVDIVGEAGPFAGAASGLLVNLGTPTAEQREASREAVAGALAAATPWVLDPVAIGALPVRTALAHELAARRPTAIRGNASEILALAGHSSGGRGVDATDGTEAAASSARELADRYGSVVAVSGPVDLLTDGERVIRIANGHELLTRVTGGGCALGAVMAAFLGASRGTGTDALTAVAAATLVYTVAAEQAAETSRGPGSFAVGLLDALSAVTAADLRDRARVEEETR is encoded by the coding sequence ATGAGCGATCCTGTGCGTCCGGAATCCGTCCTCGACCTCGCCGTCACGGCGGGAAGGCTGCGGGAGGAGGTCCGGGCTGCGCCGCCGTTGACGCACTGCCTCACGAACGCCGTCGTGACGGGGTTCACCGCCAACGTGCTGCTCGCGCTCGGTGCGGCGCCGGCGATGGTCGACATCGTCGGCGAGGCCGGACCGTTCGCGGGTGCCGCCTCGGGGCTCCTCGTCAACCTCGGGACGCCGACCGCGGAGCAGCGGGAGGCGAGTCGGGAAGCCGTGGCCGGAGCGCTCGCCGCCGCCACGCCCTGGGTGCTCGATCCCGTCGCGATCGGCGCGCTCCCGGTGCGGACGGCGCTGGCCCACGAGCTGGCCGCGCGGCGCCCGACCGCCATCCGCGGCAACGCGTCGGAGATCCTCGCGCTCGCCGGGCACAGCAGCGGCGGCCGCGGCGTCGATGCGACGGACGGCACCGAGGCGGCGGCCTCGTCTGCGCGCGAGCTCGCCGACCGGTACGGCTCCGTGGTCGCCGTCTCCGGCCCGGTCGACCTCCTCACCGACGGGGAACGGGTGATCCGCATCGCCAACGGGCACGAGCTGCTCACGCGGGTGACGGGCGGCGGCTGCGCGCTGGGGGCCGTGATGGCGGCCTTCCTCGGGGCGTCCCGCGGTACCGGGACCGATGCGCTGACGGCGGTGGCCGCGGCGACCCTCGTCTACACGGTCGCGGCCGAGCAGGCGGCGGAGACCTCCCGCGGACCGGGCAGCTTCGCCGTCGGACTGCTCGATGCGCTGTCCGCCGTGACCGCGGCGGATCTCCGGGACCGCGCCCGCGTCGAGGAGGAGACCCGATGA
- a CDS encoding NAD-dependent epimerase/dehydratase family protein: MTDVLILGGTGWLSGRIAAHALGAGASVTCLARGGRPAPPGATLVLADRDDEDAYDVVSRTDWDHVVDVSSRVEHVSGAVRALGDRAARWTYISSMSVYRDDETVGTDESAPRHPAAQAGEDDDYARQKVAAEDAVQESLGDRALLVRPGLIVGDGDPSDRFGYWAAAFLRALDEPVLLPPLDGRTAEVIDVEDVAAFVMSATVTGAVNAIGDVRDLEDVLRTVRASTGHTGPVIVGTEERLVAEGVAYWAGPRSLPLWLPPEMSGFMTRSNARYRRSGGRIRPLEETLERVVADERERGVDRERRAGLTRTEERALLDAFAR; this comes from the coding sequence ATGACGGATGTGCTGATCCTGGGGGGAACCGGATGGCTGTCGGGGCGCATCGCCGCGCACGCGTTGGGGGCGGGGGCGTCGGTGACCTGCCTGGCCCGCGGCGGGCGGCCGGCGCCACCGGGAGCGACCCTCGTGCTCGCCGACCGCGACGACGAGGACGCCTATGACGTCGTCTCGCGCACCGACTGGGACCACGTCGTCGACGTCTCCTCCCGCGTCGAACATGTCTCCGGGGCGGTCCGCGCACTCGGCGACCGTGCCGCCCGGTGGACGTACATCTCGTCGATGTCGGTGTACCGCGACGACGAGACGGTCGGGACGGACGAGTCGGCCCCGCGCCACCCGGCGGCGCAGGCCGGTGAGGACGACGACTACGCGCGGCAGAAGGTCGCGGCGGAGGACGCCGTGCAGGAGAGCCTCGGCGACCGCGCGCTCCTCGTCCGTCCCGGCCTCATCGTCGGCGACGGCGACCCGAGCGATCGCTTCGGCTACTGGGCCGCGGCGTTCCTCCGGGCCCTGGACGAGCCGGTGCTGCTCCCGCCGCTCGACGGGCGCACGGCGGAGGTCATCGACGTCGAGGACGTCGCCGCCTTCGTCATGTCCGCCACTGTCACCGGCGCCGTCAACGCGATCGGCGACGTGCGCGACCTGGAGGACGTGCTGCGTACGGTGCGCGCTTCCACCGGGCACACCGGTCCGGTCATCGTCGGCACGGAGGAGCGTCTCGTCGCGGAGGGTGTCGCATACTGGGCGGGGCCGCGCTCGCTCCCGCTGTGGCTGCCGCCCGAGATGAGCGGATTCATGACCCGCTCGAACGCGCGGTACCGGCGCAGCGGAGGTAGGATCCGGCCCCTCGAAGAGACGCTGGAACGCGTCGTGGCGGACGAGCGCGAACGGGGCGTGGACCGGGAGCGCCGCGCCGGACTCACGCGGACGGAGGAGCGGGCGCTGCTCGACGCCTTCGCTCGCTAG
- a CDS encoding DUF402 domain-containing protein: protein MTSLLLQPTPPSVPAGARSLGEGPFLSPGAQLDWHYRKPGWTTGEAATVTPMRVVRDDERGLVAWLAAGTQQEGQGTRDGERIRAVPLDRRWREPRRRIVEEWWGNGILRIAPAGVPWSVWLFWSSVTGTTWDFAGWYVNLENAHLRTDSATYTSDHVLDVEIALDGRVAMKDEDELVAAVDQGRLTAAQAAQIERHAVAAIASFHAGDWPFDREWIDWRPDPSWTIPVLDGLDQIVIP from the coding sequence ATGACGAGCCTCCTCCTGCAGCCCACGCCACCCTCGGTCCCCGCCGGAGCGCGATCGCTCGGGGAGGGACCGTTCCTCTCGCCGGGTGCGCAGCTCGACTGGCACTACCGCAAGCCGGGGTGGACCACGGGGGAGGCGGCGACCGTCACCCCCATGCGCGTCGTCCGTGACGATGAGCGCGGTCTCGTCGCGTGGCTCGCCGCCGGGACGCAGCAGGAAGGTCAGGGCACGCGGGACGGGGAGCGCATCCGGGCCGTCCCGCTCGATCGGCGGTGGCGGGAGCCCCGGCGCCGGATCGTCGAGGAGTGGTGGGGCAACGGCATCCTGCGCATCGCGCCCGCGGGAGTGCCGTGGTCGGTCTGGCTGTTCTGGAGCTCGGTCACCGGGACGACGTGGGACTTCGCCGGCTGGTACGTCAACCTCGAGAACGCGCACCTGCGCACCGACAGTGCCACCTACACCTCCGATCACGTCCTCGACGTCGAGATCGCACTGGACGGGCGCGTGGCGATGAAGGACGAGGACGAGCTGGTCGCCGCCGTCGACCAGGGACGGCTGACCGCCGCGCAGGCCGCGCAGATCGAGCGGCACGCGGTCGCGGCCATCGCGTCGTTCCATGCCGGCGACTGGCCGTTCGATCGGGAGTGGATCGACTGGCGACCGGACCCGTCGTGGACGATCCCGGTGTTGGACGGCCTCGACCAGATCGTCATCCCCTGA
- the pheT gene encoding phenylalanine--tRNA ligase subunit beta: MRVPLSWLREYVDLAADATPEDVLAALVTVGFEEEDVHRFDITGPVVVGQVVSLEPEPQSNGKTINWCQVDVGPEHGGVRGIVCGAHNFVVGDKVVVTLPGAVLPGPFPIAARKTYGHVSDGMIASARELGLGDEHNGIVVLSDLGIDAPVGTDAIALLGLDDVAVEINVTPDRGYAFSVRGVAREYSHATGAAFRDPAERDFAELQPGSGHTAVVDDQAPVRGKVGASEFVTRVVRDVDPSRPTPPWMIARLSLAGMRSLGVLIDITNYVMLELGQPLHGYDLDKLTGGITVRRATPGEKMTTLDGVERKLHVEDLLITDDSGPIGLAGVMGGGTTEMSDTTRNVLIEAATFDATTIARTARRHKLPSEASKRFERGVDPLIPFVAARRAADLMVELAGGTLTEEGGALFAEVFVAEIELPRGFVQGLIGVDYTDDEITGALTTIGAEVSPSTGSGTQGGWTVIPPTWRPDLTDKWSLAEEVARIHGLDRIPAVLPTPPSGRGLTAHQQGRRRVANALAAAGFVETPAFPFTTEAQNDLHGSASGEHLPSIRLANPLDGQVPFLRRSLIPGLLQTAHRNISRGLTDLALFETGAVFVPEPGVEYGTAEVPPLGVRPSDEVLAELDASIPPQERHVAVLLTGNVSPRQPGRAAEAAGLVEALDAVRVIGAAAGIEIDVVQTQRAALHPGRTGALVAAGEEVGYVGELHPAVAEEADLPGRATVLELDLDRLLTLAGGRIVAASLSTFPAATQDVSLTLPAEVPAGEVRAALAEGAGALLESVRLVDDYRGEGVPEGSKSLTFALRFRADDRTLTAAEASEAKMAGVAVAAERFGAALRD; this comes from the coding sequence ATGCGCGTCCCGCTTTCGTGGCTGCGTGAGTACGTCGACCTGGCAGCGGATGCCACGCCCGAGGACGTCCTCGCGGCGCTGGTGACCGTCGGCTTCGAAGAGGAGGACGTGCACCGCTTCGACATCACGGGTCCCGTGGTGGTCGGCCAGGTCGTCTCGCTCGAACCGGAGCCCCAGTCGAACGGCAAGACCATCAACTGGTGCCAGGTCGACGTCGGTCCCGAGCACGGCGGTGTCCGCGGGATCGTCTGCGGCGCGCACAACTTCGTCGTCGGGGACAAGGTCGTCGTGACCCTGCCCGGCGCCGTCCTTCCCGGTCCGTTCCCCATCGCCGCCCGCAAGACCTACGGTCACGTCTCCGACGGCATGATCGCCTCCGCGCGCGAGCTGGGTCTCGGCGACGAGCACAACGGCATCGTCGTGCTGAGCGACCTCGGCATCGATGCGCCCGTGGGCACGGACGCGATCGCGCTGCTGGGCCTCGACGACGTCGCGGTGGAGATCAACGTCACGCCGGACCGCGGCTACGCGTTCTCGGTGCGCGGCGTCGCCCGTGAGTACTCCCACGCCACGGGGGCGGCCTTCCGCGACCCCGCCGAGCGCGACTTCGCCGAGCTGCAGCCCGGTTCCGGACACACGGCCGTGGTCGACGACCAGGCGCCGGTGCGCGGCAAGGTCGGCGCGAGCGAGTTCGTCACCCGGGTCGTGCGCGACGTCGATCCGTCGCGACCCACCCCGCCGTGGATGATCGCGCGCCTGAGCCTCGCGGGCATGCGGTCGCTGGGTGTGCTCATCGACATCACGAACTACGTCATGCTCGAGCTCGGGCAGCCGCTGCACGGCTACGACCTCGACAAGCTCACGGGCGGCATCACCGTCCGTCGCGCGACGCCGGGGGAGAAGATGACCACGCTCGACGGCGTGGAGCGGAAGCTGCACGTCGAAGACCTCCTCATCACCGACGACTCCGGTCCCATCGGCCTCGCCGGTGTCATGGGCGGCGGCACCACCGAGATGAGCGACACCACGCGGAACGTGCTCATCGAGGCGGCGACCTTCGACGCGACGACCATCGCCCGCACGGCCCGCCGTCACAAGCTCCCGAGCGAGGCGTCCAAGCGCTTCGAGCGGGGCGTCGACCCGCTGATCCCCTTCGTCGCGGCCCGGCGTGCAGCCGACCTCATGGTCGAGCTCGCCGGCGGCACGCTCACGGAGGAGGGCGGAGCGCTCTTCGCCGAGGTCTTCGTCGCCGAGATCGAGCTCCCGCGCGGCTTCGTACAGGGGCTGATCGGCGTCGACTACACCGACGACGAGATCACCGGGGCGCTCACGACGATCGGGGCGGAGGTCAGCCCTTCGACAGGCTCAGGGACCCAGGGCGGGTGGACGGTCATCCCGCCGACCTGGCGCCCGGACCTCACCGACAAGTGGTCGCTCGCCGAGGAGGTCGCCCGCATCCACGGACTCGACCGCATCCCCGCGGTGCTGCCGACGCCGCCGTCCGGTCGCGGTCTCACGGCCCACCAGCAGGGGCGTCGCCGCGTGGCGAACGCTCTCGCAGCCGCCGGGTTCGTGGAGACTCCGGCGTTCCCGTTCACGACCGAGGCGCAGAACGATCTGCACGGCTCCGCGTCCGGTGAGCACCTGCCCAGCATCCGCCTCGCGAACCCGCTCGACGGGCAGGTGCCGTTCCTGCGGCGCTCGCTCATCCCGGGTCTGCTGCAGACCGCGCACCGCAACATCTCGCGCGGGCTCACGGATCTCGCGCTGTTCGAGACCGGGGCCGTGTTCGTCCCGGAGCCCGGCGTGGAGTACGGCACCGCCGAGGTCCCGCCGCTGGGTGTCCGGCCGTCGGATGAGGTGCTCGCCGAGCTCGACGCCTCCATCCCCCCGCAGGAGCGCCACGTCGCGGTGCTGCTGACCGGCAATGTGTCGCCGCGTCAGCCGGGGCGTGCCGCCGAGGCCGCCGGGCTCGTCGAGGCGCTCGACGCGGTCCGCGTGATCGGGGCCGCCGCGGGCATCGAGATCGACGTCGTGCAGACGCAGCGCGCCGCGCTCCATCCCGGACGCACCGGTGCGCTGGTCGCCGCCGGCGAGGAGGTCGGCTACGTCGGCGAGCTGCATCCGGCCGTCGCCGAGGAGGCCGATCTGCCCGGTCGCGCCACCGTGCTGGAGCTCGACCTCGACCGGCTGCTCACGCTCGCCGGAGGACGCATCGTGGCGGCGTCGCTGTCCACGTTCCCGGCCGCGACGCAGGACGTCTCGCTCACGCTCCCGGCCGAGGTGCCGGCAGGCGAGGTCCGCGCGGCTCTCGCCGAGGGCGCTGGCGCGCTGCTGGAGTCCGTCCGGCTCGTGGACGACTACCGCGGCGAGGGTGTGCCCGAGGGATCGAAGTCGCTGACGTTCGCCCTGCGCTTCCGCGCCGACGACCGCACGCTGACCGCCGCGGAGGCCTCCGAGGCGAAGATGGCGGGCGTCGCCGTGGCCGCGGAGCGCTTCGGCGCCGCCCTCCGCGACTGA
- the pheS gene encoding phenylalanine--tRNA ligase subunit alpha, producing MSESPEITPEAVEAAVADALAAIDAAADTAALKAARAAHVAEGSPLAVLNASMRQVAPENKAAFGKLVGQGRGRVNQALAAKEAELAAAEVAARLEAERVDITAVPSRTRVGARHPLALLQDHVEDIFVGMGWEIAEGPELEHEWFNFDALNFDVDHPARQEQDTFYVDPTSRHLVMRTHTSPVQVRSMLNREVPIYVLCPGRVYRTDEFDATHLPVFTQFEGLVVDKGITMAHLKGTLDHFAKQLFGPEAKTRFRTNYFPFTEPSAELDLWHPTFKGGARWIEWGGCGMVNPNVLRAAGIDPEVYSGFAFGMGIERGLMFRSDVQDMRDMAEGDIRFSEQYGMVV from the coding sequence GTGTCAGAGTCTCCGGAAATCACCCCCGAAGCGGTCGAAGCCGCTGTCGCCGACGCCCTCGCGGCGATCGACGCGGCCGCCGACACCGCCGCGCTGAAAGCCGCCCGTGCGGCGCACGTCGCGGAGGGATCGCCGCTCGCGGTCCTGAACGCCTCGATGCGCCAGGTCGCCCCCGAGAACAAGGCCGCGTTCGGCAAGCTCGTCGGCCAGGGCCGCGGTCGTGTGAACCAGGCGCTCGCGGCGAAGGAGGCCGAGCTGGCCGCCGCCGAGGTCGCCGCGCGCCTGGAGGCCGAGCGCGTCGACATCACCGCCGTCCCGTCGCGGACGCGTGTGGGCGCCCGGCACCCGCTCGCTCTCCTGCAGGACCACGTCGAGGACATCTTCGTCGGCATGGGGTGGGAGATCGCGGAGGGGCCGGAGCTCGAGCACGAGTGGTTCAACTTCGACGCGCTGAACTTCGACGTCGACCACCCCGCCCGCCAGGAGCAGGACACCTTCTACGTCGACCCGACCTCGCGCCACCTCGTCATGCGCACGCACACGAGCCCGGTGCAGGTGCGGTCGATGCTGAACCGCGAGGTCCCCATCTACGTGCTGTGCCCGGGCCGCGTGTACCGCACCGACGAGTTCGACGCCACGCACCTCCCGGTCTTCACGCAGTTCGAGGGGCTGGTCGTCGACAAGGGCATCACGATGGCGCACCTCAAGGGCACGCTCGACCACTTCGCGAAGCAGCTCTTCGGTCCGGAGGCCAAGACCCGCTTCCGCACGAACTACTTCCCCTTCACCGAGCCCTCCGCCGAGCTCGACCTGTGGCACCCGACCTTCAAGGGCGGCGCGCGCTGGATCGAGTGGGGCGGCTGCGGCATGGTCAACCCGAACGTGCTGCGCGCGGCCGGGATCGACCCGGAGGTGTACAGCGGCTTCGCGTTCGGCATGGGCATCGAGCGGGGCCTGATGTTCCGCAGCGATGTGCAGGACATGCGCGACATGGCCGAGGGCGATATCCGTTTCAGCGAGCAGTACGGGATGGTGGTGTGA
- a CDS encoding amino acid ABC transporter permease produces the protein MSSVLFDVPGPRAVARNRIIGAVTILVVLAVLGWVVWRLYATGQFSAEKWNIFTYSAVWVRFGEGLLSTLSAFAVAGVGSLVLGFVLGIGRLSEHAWVREPVRWIIEIMRAIPVLILMMLLYYGLPVIGIRMPPYYAVVIALIVYNGSVLAEVLRAGIESLPRGQKEAGYAIGLRKTGVMYFILIPQAVRAMMPVIIAQLVVALKDTALGFIITYQELLYVINQIGNQAPYGSPLIPAAIVGGSMYVAVCLVLSYIAYRLQRRAKRSAKAGPDEADPRQHDGETNTSLIVAQRGLGKFDANSSGASGL, from the coding sequence ATGAGTTCCGTCCTGTTCGACGTCCCGGGCCCCCGCGCGGTCGCCCGCAACCGGATCATCGGTGCCGTCACGATCCTCGTCGTCCTCGCCGTGCTCGGCTGGGTGGTCTGGCGCCTGTACGCCACCGGCCAGTTCTCCGCGGAGAAGTGGAACATCTTCACCTACTCGGCGGTCTGGGTGCGTTTCGGGGAGGGCCTGCTCAGCACGCTCTCCGCCTTCGCCGTCGCCGGTGTCGGCTCGCTGGTCCTCGGCTTCGTCCTCGGCATCGGCCGCCTCTCCGAGCACGCCTGGGTGCGCGAACCGGTGCGGTGGATCATCGAGATCATGCGGGCGATCCCCGTCCTGATCCTCATGATGCTGCTGTACTACGGCCTTCCGGTGATCGGCATCCGGATGCCCCCGTACTACGCGGTGGTCATCGCGCTCATCGTCTACAACGGCTCCGTGCTCGCGGAGGTGCTCCGTGCCGGGATCGAGTCGCTGCCGCGCGGACAGAAGGAGGCCGGCTACGCGATCGGCCTGCGCAAGACCGGGGTCATGTACTTCATCCTCATCCCGCAGGCCGTCCGGGCGATGATGCCCGTGATCATCGCGCAGCTCGTGGTGGCCCTGAAGGACACCGCGCTCGGCTTCATCATCACGTACCAGGAGCTGCTGTACGTCATCAACCAGATCGGCAACCAGGCGCCCTACGGGTCGCCGCTGATCCCCGCCGCGATCGTCGGCGGCTCGATGTACGTCGCGGTCTGTCTGGTGCTGTCCTACATCGCCTACCGCCTGCAGCGTCGGGCGAAGCGCTCGGCCAAGGCCGGACCGGACGAGGCGGACCCTCGCCAGCACGACGGCGAGACGAACACGTCGCTCATCGTGGCGCAGCGCGGGCTGGGCAAGTTCGACGCCAACAGCTCCGGCGCTTCCGGCCTCTGA
- a CDS encoding amino acid ABC transporter permease, translated as MGVISDHLDLWGEALWGTIALFLGGGLIAVVLGLIVGAARVSPVPIARGVGAVYVNWIRNTPLTLVMFFFAFCLPILLGERVNSLLLATIALGIYTATYVAEAIRAGINTVPVGQAEAARAIGLNFGQVMRFVVLPQATRSVVPPLMSVLIALMKNTTVAAGFSVVNLGTIRAALSERGENALVVLLWVMVIFVVLVLLLSWVQRVLENKWRVAR; from the coding sequence GTGGGAGTGATCTCGGACCACCTCGACCTCTGGGGTGAAGCGCTGTGGGGAACCATCGCGCTGTTCCTCGGCGGTGGCCTCATCGCCGTGGTGCTCGGACTCATCGTCGGAGCGGCCCGCGTGTCCCCGGTCCCGATCGCGCGCGGCGTGGGCGCCGTGTACGTGAACTGGATCCGGAACACCCCGCTCACGCTGGTGATGTTCTTCTTCGCGTTCTGCCTTCCGATCCTGCTGGGGGAGCGGGTCAACTCCCTGCTGCTGGCCACGATCGCCCTCGGCATCTACACCGCCACGTACGTCGCGGAGGCGATCCGCGCCGGCATCAACACGGTGCCGGTCGGACAGGCGGAGGCGGCACGCGCCATCGGCCTCAACTTCGGCCAGGTCATGCGCTTCGTCGTGCTGCCCCAGGCCACGCGGTCCGTGGTCCCGCCGCTCATGAGCGTGCTGATCGCCCTCATGAAGAACACCACGGTGGCCGCCGGCTTCTCGGTGGTCAACCTCGGCACGATCCGGGCGGCGCTCAGCGAGCGGGGCGAGAACGCCCTTGTCGTGCTGCTCTGGGTGATGGTCATCTTCGTCGTGCTCGTGCTGCTCCTGAGCTGGGTGCAGCGCGTGCTCGAGAACAAGTGGAGGGTCGCGCGATGA
- a CDS encoding glutamate ABC transporter substrate-binding protein, protein MRRTRTLAGFGIATVALLALTACNSGTPSSTGTSGSDEGDTSSSTPWTVEEDVTIEGSPTFDRISSSGTVKVGVKEDQPGLGYLDPVTGERTGFDVDIARWMAASLGVDPEKIEFQAIASANREQAIVNGDIDYYVGTYSITDKRKEQIAFAGPYFVTGQGLLVAADSDIASVDDLDSSTTVCSATGSTPIQNIKENYPEVKTKEYDTYSKCVEDLKNGQVDAVTTDEAILIGYAAQDPDNLKVVGEPFSEERYGIGVAKGDDALVEYFNTQLTDGGDIWQQIFDNNLGASGVKAEQPEVDPVG, encoded by the coding sequence ATGCGACGCACACGGACACTGGCCGGATTCGGGATCGCCACGGTGGCGCTGCTCGCGCTCACGGCCTGCAACAGCGGCACGCCGTCGAGCACCGGCACGTCGGGAAGCGACGAGGGCGACACCTCGAGCAGCACGCCCTGGACCGTCGAGGAGGACGTCACGATCGAGGGGAGCCCCACGTTCGACCGCATCTCCTCGTCGGGCACCGTCAAGGTGGGCGTCAAGGAGGACCAGCCCGGTCTCGGCTACCTCGACCCCGTGACCGGGGAGCGGACCGGCTTCGACGTCGACATCGCCCGCTGGATGGCGGCGTCCCTCGGAGTCGACCCCGAGAAGATCGAGTTCCAGGCGATCGCCTCCGCGAACCGCGAGCAGGCCATCGTCAACGGTGACATCGACTACTACGTCGGCACCTACTCCATCACGGACAAGCGCAAGGAGCAGATCGCCTTCGCCGGTCCCTACTTCGTCACCGGCCAGGGCCTCCTCGTCGCCGCCGACAGCGACATCGCGAGCGTCGACGACCTGGACTCCTCGACGACGGTCTGCTCGGCGACGGGTTCGACGCCGATCCAGAACATCAAGGAGAACTACCCCGAGGTGAAGACGAAGGAGTACGACACGTACTCCAAGTGCGTCGAGGACCTCAAGAACGGTCAGGTCGACGCGGTCACCACCGACGAGGCCATCCTCATCGGCTACGCGGCGCAGGACCCCGACAACCTCAAGGTCGTCGGCGAGCCGTTCAGCGAGGAGCGCTACGGCATCGGTGTGGCGAAGGGCGACGACGCGCTCGTCGAGTACTTCAACACGCAGCTCACCGACGGTGGCGACATCTGGCAGCAGATCTTCGACAACAACCTCGGCGCCTCCGGTGTGAAGGCCGAGCAGCCCGAGGTCGACCCGGTCGGTTGA
- a CDS encoding amino acid ABC transporter ATP-binding protein: protein MTSETPLVVVENVQKHYGEFQALSDIDLTVNAGEVVVVIGPSGSGKSTLCRTINRLETITSGSIRIDGKELPAEGKALAHLRADVGMVFQSFNLFAHLTILENVTLGPIKVRGLKKSDAEAEAMMLLKRVGVAQQANKLPAQLSGGQQQRVAIARALAMQPKVMLFDEPTSALDPEMINEVLDVMVELAQEGMTMIVVTHEMGFARKAADRVVFMADGRIVEEAKPEEFFTNPKSDRAKDFLSKLLTH from the coding sequence ATGACCTCTGAAACCCCGCTCGTCGTCGTCGAGAACGTCCAGAAGCACTACGGCGAGTTCCAGGCGCTCAGCGACATCGACCTCACCGTCAACGCGGGGGAGGTCGTCGTCGTGATCGGCCCCTCCGGCTCTGGCAAGTCGACGCTCTGCCGCACGATCAACCGTCTGGAGACCATCACCAGCGGCTCGATCCGCATCGACGGCAAGGAACTGCCCGCGGAGGGCAAGGCGCTCGCGCACCTGCGCGCCGACGTCGGCATGGTCTTCCAGTCCTTCAACCTCTTCGCGCACCTCACGATCCTCGAGAACGTGACGCTCGGCCCGATCAAGGTCCGCGGCCTGAAGAAGTCCGACGCCGAGGCGGAAGCCATGATGCTCCTCAAGCGCGTCGGCGTCGCGCAGCAGGCGAACAAGCTCCCCGCGCAGCTCTCCGGCGGCCAGCAGCAGCGCGTCGCGATCGCACGGGCCCTCGCCATGCAGCCGAAGGTCATGCTCTTCGACGAGCCGACAAGCGCGCTCGACCCGGAGATGATCAACGAGGTCCTCGACGTCATGGTCGAGCTCGCCCAGGAGGGCATGACCATGATCGTCGTCACCCACGAGATGGGCTTCGCCCGCAAGGCGGCCGATCGCGTCGTCTTCATGGCGGACGGCCGGATCGTCGAGGAGGCCAAGCCCGAGGAGTTCTTCACGAACCCGAAGAGCGACCGCGCCAAGGACTTCCTCTCGAAGCTCCTCACGCACTGA
- a CDS encoding TAXI family TRAP transporter solute-binding subunit, whose translation MSAWGRRVVAGMLALVTAVGLSACSPRSADWTETVAVLAAGSPTGVYHDYGSHLAAELSRELDVDLTAEVTAGSVDNLLRVSAGDALLGFAQGDAAADAVAGTGAFTEALDVQAIARLYDEYLQIVVRDDSALDDLADLSGRRISLGAENSGVNVIATRVLHAAGVAADAIDDPQLDLGGSIAAMERGEIDGFFWVGGLPTPGIADLAETVDVRLLPVEQDWVNAVNERYSHAYRPADVPAGTYGLDVSVTTMAVPNYLVTAGSTPPGVVHDLVAGLFAARTALAADVPAAALLDRRSAIFTGPVPLHPGAEQYYRDLRR comes from the coding sequence ATGAGCGCGTGGGGGCGGCGTGTCGTCGCCGGCATGCTCGCGCTCGTCACCGCAGTCGGGTTGAGCGCGTGCAGCCCGCGCTCCGCGGACTGGACGGAGACCGTCGCCGTGCTCGCCGCGGGCAGCCCCACCGGTGTCTACCACGACTACGGCAGCCACCTCGCGGCCGAGCTGTCGCGTGAGCTCGACGTCGACCTCACGGCGGAGGTGACGGCGGGATCGGTGGACAACCTGTTGCGCGTGAGCGCGGGGGACGCCCTCCTCGGCTTCGCGCAGGGTGATGCGGCGGCGGATGCGGTGGCGGGGACGGGCGCCTTCACCGAGGCCTTGGACGTGCAGGCGATCGCCCGTCTCTACGACGAGTACCTGCAGATCGTCGTGCGCGACGACTCGGCCCTGGACGACCTGGCCGACCTCTCCGGGCGGAGGATCTCCCTCGGAGCCGAGAACTCGGGGGTGAACGTCATCGCCACCCGGGTGCTCCACGCTGCCGGCGTCGCCGCCGACGCGATCGACGATCCGCAGCTCGACCTCGGCGGGTCCATCGCCGCCATGGAGCGCGGCGAGATCGACGGCTTCTTCTGGGTGGGCGGGCTGCCGACGCCCGGAATCGCGGACCTCGCGGAGACCGTGGATGTGCGCCTGCTCCCGGTCGAGCAGGACTGGGTGAACGCGGTCAACGAGCGGTACTCCCACGCGTATCGGCCCGCCGACGTGCCTGCGGGCACCTACGGACTCGACGTCTCCGTCACGACGATGGCGGTGCCGAACTACCTCGTCACCGCCGGCAGCACCCCGCCCGGCGTCGTCCACGATCTCGTCGCGGGCCTGTTCGCGGCGCGTACCGCGCTCGCGGCCGATGTGCCGGCGGCGGCGCTGCTGGACCGCCGGTCGGCGATCTTCACCGGACCGGTGCCCTTGCACCCCGGCGCGGAGCAGTACTACCGCGATCTGCGCCGGTGA